The Miscanthus floridulus cultivar M001 chromosome 17, ASM1932011v1, whole genome shotgun sequence genome has a window encoding:
- the LOC136517611 gene encoding ERBB-3 BINDING PROTEIN 1 codes for MSSDDEVREEKELDLSSNDVVTKYKAAAEILNNALKLVVSECKPKAKIVDLCEKGDSFIREQTGNVYKNAKRKIERGIAFPTCVSVNNTVCHFSPLATDDAVLEENDMVKIDMGCHIDGFIAVVAHTHVIANGPVTGRAADVLAAANTAAEVAMRLVRPGKKNKDVTEAIQKVAAAYDCKIVEGVLSHQLKQFVIDGNKVVLSVSNADTKVDDADFEENEVYAIDIVTSTGEGKPKLLDEKQTTIYKRAVDKNYHLKMKASRFIFSEISQKFPIMPFTARALEEKRARLGLVECMNHELLQPYPVLHEKPGDLVAHIKFTVLLMPNGSDKITSHPLQELQPTKSIEDNAEIKAWLALGTKSKKGGGKKKKGKKGDAAEADPMEATNGASQE; via the exons ATGTCGTCGGACGATGAGGTCAGGGAGGAGAAGGAGCTCGACCTCTCCTCCAACGACGTCGTCACTAAGTACAAGGCTGCCGCCGAAATCCTCAACA ATGCTCTGAAGCTGGTTGTGTCTGAGTGCAAGCCAAAAGCGAAGATTGTTGACCTTTGTGAGAAGGGTGACTCTTTCATTAGAGA GCAAACTGGGAATGTCTACAAGAATGCAAAGAGGAAGATTGAAAGGGGCATTGCTTTCCCAACCTGTGTATCCGTGAATAACACCGTCTGCCACTTCTCACCACTTGCCACAGATGATGCAGTTCTTGAAGAAAATGATATGGTTAAAAT TGATATGGGCTGTCATATTGATGGCTTTATTGCTGTGGTTGCACATACACATGTAATTGCAAATGGGCCTGTCACAGGAAGAGCAGCTGATGTTCTTGCTGCTGCCAACACAGCAGCAGAAGTTGCTATGCGACTTGTAAGACCTGGGAAGAAG AATAAGGATGTTACTGAAGCAATTCAGAAAGTTGCTGCTGCTTATGATTGCAAAATTGTGGAAGGTGTTCTTAGCCATCAACTGAAACAATTTGTGATTGATGGTAACAAAGTTGTTCTCAGTGTCTCCAATGCTGATACAAAGGTTGATGATGCTGACTTTGAAGAAAATGAAGTCTATGCCATCGATATTGTCACCAGCACTGGGGAGGGGAAG CCCAAGCTATTGGATGAGAAGCAGACCACCATCTACAAAAGGGCTGTAGACAAGAATTATCACTTGAAGATGAAAGCGTCAAGGTTTATTTTCAGTGAGATCAGCCAGAAGTTCCCAATCATGCCTTTTACTGCTAG GGCATTAGAAGAGAAGCGTGCACGCTTAGGCTTGGTGGAATGCATGAACCATGAGCTATTGCAGCCGTACCCTGTACTTCATGAGAAGCCAG GTGATCTTGTTGCACACATAAAGTTCACTGTGCTGCTGATGCCCAATGGATCAGATAAGATTACGTCACATCCACTACAGGAGTTACAGCCCACAAAATCCATTGAAGACAATGCTGAGATAAAGGCATGGCTTGCTTTGGGGACAAAATCAAAGAAGGGTggtggaaagaagaagaaag GCAAGAAAGGAGATGCAGCAGAAGCAGATCCCATGGAGGCGACAAACGGTGCAAGCCAAGAATAA